One Fusarium musae strain F31 chromosome 6, whole genome shotgun sequence DNA segment encodes these proteins:
- a CDS encoding hypothetical protein (EggNog:ENOG41) → MAQVLGLDPEASVTSGSGASYPRTTTPPALTSSVSASTVPKTNRYSYLQRPGSQTQAQARTRPRAKSASNLLGGPEKDKDLRFHDDTFIDQQHEGDGEPHDGLAELIDFLRNHSPPSSNFMSIPDGIPPEDRGRWYRLRKLGKRSKSLSKSPQTIRLPDSAVSGTTIGGHRHIAISIPLDASPFGRTPRSQYPIYQHRSVKPLTSQYAPTRAILNDKGVVTVLRTVAEDRESSPSSTKTEAHQVPTSPARPVSQDGSYQPSLSRSIMTTSENDPVVAEARPVEARPVSARESCIRLTTKKIEEPPVTVITKSPLRAQRQGSRKQTTKERSSTPEARLSQSRRDKVRDKKKKDMEAASLKRRSMISISMDLQPDSEQETIKESPQEKVEEPPPLPLRSPQRQSMCPIMVVANVKPSPPPTAVIPASPKRQTTTNQQDLTFAVKLKPDEAAPKQEDDTSSRAISPSPPSYQNGSPTPPQSTHSSPTHKLDSQDRTSLSRRREWSAAREQERKRKEAASNASPRPRVRKAVTMREDTGDKAPTVEKEVLRRYEAYREYRIREMERRIRRLERNGDVWLRALVPVLDNLNRTLANSQDGHPSGAKGWISDDDRSNFHATSKMRPSSRGRMMARSGTSEREFLEQLVRTKEELEAGSVSDDMSGFDTIEPLMRELAGRSRLSFEARSLGMDDEGLLHSLSE, encoded by the exons ATGGCTCaagttcttggccttgaccctGAGGCCTCTGTCACGTCGGGCAGTGGCGCTTCCTATCCTCGCACAACAACCCCCCCAGCTCTCACTTCTTCTGTATCTGCATCTACTGTCCCTAAAACAAATCGGTATTCGTATCTGCAAAGGCCAGGCTCTCAaacccaagcccaagcacgTACCCGGCCGAGAGCAAAATCTGCATCAAATTTGTTAGGTGGCCCCGAAAAGGACAAGGACTTGCGTTTTCACGACGACACCTTCATCGATCAGCAGCATGAGGGGGACGGGGAACCGCATGATGGCCTTGCTGAGCTCATTGACTTTCTGAGGAACCACAGCCCCCCATCAAGTAACTTTATGTCTATCCCGGATGGAATTCCCCCAGAGGACAGGGGGCGATGGTACAGGCTTCGAAAGTTGGGCAAGAGGAGTAAATCACTCTCCAAGTCGCCCCAGACCATTCGGCTTCCAGACTCAGCTGTTTCAGGCACAACGATAGGAGGACATCGACATATTGCAATTTCCATTCCCTTGGACGCCTCGCCATTTGGTCGAACTCCCAGGTCTCAGTATCCCATATACCAGCACCGGAGTGTGAAGCCTCTTACTTCCCAGTATGCCCCTACCAGAGCAATTTTGAACGACAAAGGCGTCGTGACTGTGTTACGGACTGTTGCCGAGGACAGAGAATCATCGCCCTCG TCAACCAAGACAGAAGCCCATCAGGTTCCTACTTCACCTGCCCGCCCCGTATCCCAGGATGGATCTTACCAACCTTCACTTTCCAGAAGCATAATGACAACAAGCGAGAATGATCCTGTTGTTGCAGAGGCTAGGCCGGTCGAGGCAAGACCTGTATCAGCCAGGGAATCGTGCATTCGATTGACCACGAAGAAAATCGAGGAGCCTCCTGTTACTGTGATCACCAAGAGCCCACTACGTGCCCAACGTCAAGGTTCTAggaaacaaacaacaaaggagagatcatcaacaccagaaGCCAGATTGTCGCAGAGCCGCCGTGACAAGGTCAgggacaagaaaaagaaggataTGGAAGCTGCTTCTTTGAAACGGCGCAGTATGATATCTATTTCGATGGACCTGCAGCCTGATTCTGAGCAGGAGACTATCAAAGAGTCGCCTCAAGAAAAGGTAGAAGAGCCACCACCATTGCCACTCAGGTCTCCCCAACGCCAAAGCATGTGCCCCATCATGGTTGTCGCCAATGTCAAGCCATCACCTCCCCCAACAGCGGTTATCCCAGCATCCCCAAAGAGACAAACGACCACAAACCAACAGGACTTGACCTTTGCTGTGAAGTTGAAGCCGGACGAGGCGGCGCCTAAGCAAGAAGACGACACGTCCAGTCGAGCAAtttctccatctccaccCTCATATCAAAACGGGTCACCGACGCCTCCACAATCCACTcactcatcaccaactcatAAACTGGACTCACAGGATAGAACGTCCCTTTCGCGACGTCGGGAGTGGAGTGCTGCCCGAGAACAAGAGCGTAAACGAAAAGAAGCTGCCTCGAACGCCAGTCCCCGACCCAGGGTGAGGAAGGCCGTTACTATGAGAGAAGACACCGGGGACAAAGCGCCCACCGTGGAAAAGGAGGTTTTGCGAAGATATGAGGCATACCGAGAGTACCGCATCAGAGAGATGGAACGCAGAATCAGGAGATTGGAGCGCAACGGAGATGTCTGGCTTCGTGCCCTGGTGCCAGTCTTAGACAATCTCAACCGCACGCTCGCTAATTCTCAAGACGGGCACCCAAGCGGGGCGAAGGGGTGGATATCTGATGATGACCGTTCAAACTTCCACGCAACCTCTAAAATGAGACCATCGAGCCGAGGACGCATGATGGCAAGGAGCGGGACATCAGAGCGGGAGTTTCTGGAGCAGCTTGTACGAACTaaagaggagcttgaggctggAAGTGTCAGCGATGACATGAGCGGTTTTGATACGATAGAGCCTTTGATGA